Below is a genomic region from Cydia strobilella chromosome 1, ilCydStro3.1, whole genome shotgun sequence.
TATAACCTAATGTCTATCTAGTCGCTGTTTTGTCAAGCATTTAATAAaacgtttttgttttaacttgCAAGTACATATAAACTCAATTCAATTCACAAGTAAGAGTATGTTTAAGACACGTTTAATTTTCCGAATTTTTTTGGGAAAATGATTTggaatttagtagtagtagtagtaaactttactgtacaaaaatatatattaaaaataacatggtacaaataataagacgtacaaaggcgaacttatccctttaagggatctcttccagttaaccttagGAATTTAGTTTGATGTGAGTGACGTCCTCCGCTAACCAGCAGttgaaatcaaaaaaaaaattacaatacatagAGCAAATAGCCTGTACTCAGTGTGACATAACTATTATCCTTATTACTAGATCTGCAGATGTTGATCGGTGGAGGCCACTTTTAAAGTGTGATTAATTGATTACATAAGTGTGATTAAGAGCCCTGTGTTTGATGTGGTACTATAGGTCACTATGCATTTCATTCGCGTTTAAGTTATTTCTACAATATTTATAGGTAGTTGTCGCCTGTGATTTATTTTTCTGCAAAATGAGGCAATGTCGTCTTCTctaatgaaaaaaaccggccaagtgcgagtcggactcgcgcacgaacggttccgtaccattacggaaaaaaacagcaaaaaaatcacgtttgttgtatgggagccccatttaaatatttatattattctgtttttagtatttgttgttatagcggcaacagaaatacatcatctgtgaaaatttcaactgtctagctatcacggttcatgagatacagcctggtgacagacagacggacagacggacagacggacagcggagtcttagtaatagggtcccgtttttaccctttgggtacggaaccctaaaaatacaggTCCTGctctttattaatatattttgtaccTACTCAGGTACATTTGAAGTTTAGCGAACCGCATAATTGCATGggcatattattaattatttcatttataaagtggccatgcaattttgcgaCTGGGTGTACCTTCGCAATCCTTTTTCCCTTCTAAAAAGCTTTGCTGGACTTGGAAAAGCTTTGACTTTCACGAATAATAGAATAGTTGGTATGATAACCTTATTCTACACaatttattgtaggtatataagAATTAGGAACATTATgattaaaactataattaataactaaactaaaattaatctTAGATTTAatagtgacgttttcaatcaaaacgtaccacattgtcgcttaccataaggacgaaaatcgcttgtatttttatacgaaaaacctatCAGTGTTcttatgacaagcgacaatgtggtaccttttgcttgaaaacgacacaatattgtcttcggttaccgcggtagttacttatgaaataaaactatgaaatcggattgtATTGCGGATTGGAACGCTGTAaacggttcgaaacgtcgggatgtattataaattcaatatatgcgattTAATTAGATtccatatagttttatttcataatcttAGACAATGTATGAACGAAATTCCTCGTGCCAAGCGTCTTTAGCGCACATTCTCGCCTCGCACATTCTGCGGTACCTACACTGGTTGTCAAAGTTACGTTTGAAATTTCAGTTACGAAAAAAGATATATGGCGTCTTATAGCGCCATCTAATTTAGCTGTCAAACTCAGGGGCACCATATTTTCTTAAACTTTACACCTCTTTCATAGTTAATAAGTTCAATAACTCTTTGGATTAGGTAGTGTAACTATTTAacgttaattaataatttcgaTATTAATTACGTAAAGTCGTTTATCTGATTTGTCAGTAATTGAAATTTACACATCGATAAACACCAATTAAATCATTCAGGTGcaaaatttaaacattattattaactttGAAACGATTAGCTAGTTATGAACTTATGaaactaaattatttaattattcgaaAATTTTACAAACGTTTTAAATTTGCGCTAAAATGTAACAAGCTGTAACTCGTatcttttaaattttatttccaaaaataactttaattaaaCAACCGATGGGCAACTTGGGAAACTTTATAATCGATAATCtgacaataattttaaaataaacgctGGCAGAAAATCGAACCAAATTCTGTTTTAAAACTTATTGTTGAAACCAtcaatatattgtttttttattttattatctctataTAGGATTTACGTATTTgagcattttttattaataaatttataaaataaacttggTTTATAAATCGGAGGTACCCGATCTAACTATATGGATAAACCTATATCATATAACCTATATCCCGATATGGATAAAGAATTGCCTAATATAATCGAATGTTGGTACAACGTATTAATCACacaatttattaacaaatactagaaataatATTAAGGCGTTACATTGTCAAGCCTGGAATAATACAGAATGAAATGAGTATGTACAGAAAATAGAAATGCTAACACCTGTCACTGTCACGTGCCGATTCTATTTTTAGCAATTCTctttatagcacaatcggattaagactaacctcgaaatctcttccaAAGTTGTGAAATTTAGTATGTACtcgtatgttaattaaaggtctctttttcatgtccacactatttgacatttggggacctcgaggaatcgcagccatcttggaaaatgtgtaccatcctggcgaaatttgcgttttactctaaaactacgttctctgtgaaaatatggtgcAAGGCAATTTTAAATGcccacagactgcagacctaggtcgacggtgcttgacatcagctatgtgttccttcacccgagtggaaatgctccgtttcgtctgcccgacatatgataggccacactcacagtccagcctgtacactcctgcaatctgtattgcaatatacctatattaccttaccttaccttgtATTGTATCTGTATTGTATTgggtattgcattttataggcctcaggaattgtgacatcttcttcattggcttgaaatatgtttttatagaagcacggatgtattataaaatcaatatacgcgatataatccgttttcatagttttatttcattaactcTTAATGTTAGTTGGGCagttttctgcactagagcagaaacgtatcactttctgcgcactttttggaacaacaacgacccacttttagagcatgaggcatgagatatgaaaattttattatccTATCCTGTATGTGTATCATaacaaaatatgtacctactttaacCCTTTACAAGGCTGACATTTCAAAAATGACAATCAAATGTCAGTCTTACTCATCGAAAATAGAACAAATGTGTGAAGTGCcgtatgtgggaaatatatatcccttagcctggaaaagggttaaactTTTAATGTCGCGCGGAACGAAGCTAAGAGAATACTATACTCTATCATTAAAACACTGTCAAGTGAAAGCTAAAGTGTTGGTGTTTCTTTCAGCGCGACATCTATACGTGGGCGCTGGATCACCGCGTGCACCACAAGTACACGGAGACGGCGGCGGACCCGCACGACATCCGGCGCGGCTTCTGGTTCGCGCACGTGGGATGGCTCGTGCTCACGCCGCATCCCGCCGTCGAGGACCGCCGCGCCGCCTTCAGGCTCACCTCGAGGGACCTCGACTCCGATCCTGTCGTTGCGTGGCAGAAGAAGTAAGATTACATTAATGTGTCTATGGCTGTGTTTCAATTAGGCTCGTCATTATTTAGTATATCTCGTATCGTGTCACATCAACACCACAGCACcaccttttttttctttcttttctttcttttgtgcaataaagattaatagcacaatcggattaggactaacctcgaaatctcaagaacagtcctgaaatttggtatgtatgttaattaaaggtctcttttttatgtccacactatttgacatttggggaccacGAGAAATCGCAGcaatcttggaaaatgtgtaccatggagaaatttgtgttttactctaaatctacgttctacGTTCTCTGTGAAGATATTGGTGtaagggggcgttcaaatattaagtaacgcaattttcgaagatttttgaccCCCGTGTAACGCGCCGTAACGTTTTCCTGTACCCCCCTCCCCCtacctaaaagttacgtaacaccaaagtgaccatttttacctaaaagtcacaattatgtttaggaaagtataatcataaaattgaagaaatgagcGACCGTGTATTAGGAATGTTATAGCATGAAAataaaggaagcgaaagagataTGTCAGGGTCGTAGCAAGTCATAGTAGCAAGTGAAAATCCGTGGTCTCAGCCTAcacctccgggaaataggcgtgattataatgatatttatttaaaaaaacatgttacgTAACGCCTCGTTCCAACAGCACCTCCCGCCCCTGTAACGCATCGTAAGGTTTTACaagtacgtaatatttgaacgccccctaaggaaataaataaattaaagcttaataaattctaCACGAAAAAGTCCTGGATACCTTTGCGGGAAAAAtccatcttgttatagaaaataattgctgaatccCGATTtggcgcttataccctttcaggggatattctcttaagagtccccggcaagctcgtccgaaattcaccttcccatacaaatggagTTTCGTCCTCATTTATAAccacgtattggattgtaacgaaacacaacaacacaatgacaatgacatgaggtatatctatctgtgattagtttatatagctccagtttataaaacaaacgaaatagagcaaaaacaagttttgtatgaaaaccttaAATtcgcagtatttttttttactatggtatctgaagctacattataaactaattacagacctagatataccttatcttattgtaagtacaaagtttgaTAGCAATCTAGCgggagcgtaactacgtttgtatggagaactaagcttgccggggactcttaataggaaacttggaggtatatgaattccacttttgtatatatatacatttgtacacgttctaccccaatatcaacattttactcgactgcgacttaaacaaaaagtagggttatgggtttaaatactgataatcagtacatcctgtagctcaggatactggacggagtttttaaaatgacgtatcggtagattccacaacctgtttacacttgttttattacagaaaaATCAAAACAGCCGCAtcgagaggacgccgaatattaaatcataatttaacttctagcgcctaaactattgagtgtatttcaataaaatagacatcagtagatccatataATTAGCACacagtgctatgcaatacaaatttcctaaaataaacggaggaaaaatgtttactAAAAAATGTGATTGCAAAAatagattttaggtcttaaatggggttcaaacaatagtgacagtaatcaAATTTGACACAACCTACAATTTCAGAGATCCCTGTATGCGTGTCTTAAAATTAAAGCTTCGGGGGCCACGGGgacaaacgccatcttgaaaagtataagacttttttggtttttctttttttctcggaatatctgggtttaatgtgaatactgtatATGGCGAAAAGgcaattcaaaatatatatacaatttcgtttatctgggtatataaataataatatataaatattatattagacattaaaacctttttttttattggagcATATTACCCACCAAGGAGCAatgtaggaccattttacggaaTGCAAACTTGTTAAAAAGTAATGACCAATGTTTATTTTCGGGAAACGCATTTGGTTACATAGCTCGCATGAtcgtaagcagtcaccgtaaccTATGAATGCCTGCGAtctgagctccatcttaggccctgtcttcactttccatcaggtgtgactagggccaatcgccgatcagtttttaataaaaataaaaaaaatatctaagtaTTCATACTTTTTCTTACATTAGAAAGCTGGCGGGATGGGTACGatgattaaatttaattgttgcAATCGGTTCTTTTTACATCATGTTGAATATAgatatttagtttaatttttaaacaagttGATTGCAAAAATAAACAAGTCCAGTGAGGAAATTAACATCCTTACGGCTTAAGCCTCGCTTACGGAAATTCAAGCGTCTGCAAACTTGTTCTTTATCTTGAGTGATTAATTAgaggtatttaatattgttatctcgtataaaataataacaaagtgaAAAGTAAAAACTTTAATTAATCTATTCGCTCTTGGTGTGAAAAGCAGCATGGAATGTCGCAGCTGAAAACTCTTTAAATGACTCATGTTCTCGAAAGCCTCTCTTGACAGTCCTGACAGATCGGCCATGTAGTACCTATGcttttttttacacgactgcccaaggaaaaggagtgtattgttaaCCGACTTTAATTCCAAGAAGGAGGAGTTCCTGTATTCAGTTGTGGCTATTTTTGGAGTTTATTGGGGTTTTGCTCCTTAAGAATCGATTTtcatataccgggtgtggcctgtactcctcaaactaacCAAAATTTgctcagcaacttttaaaaataacttgtgttttgatatTTAGAACACTATggagtttattctaagacgcaatgtattgcgaattttatcgttacaaaaattacaaattataaaaagcAGTAACAAATTATCCCAAAttgtcatttttaaatttatgtacctatattaattatgaCATTGATCAATACTAGActatagatttaaaaaagtagttaaggaaaaaaaatatttccgaCCACAACCACGACCACGACCacagaccacggggacaacgccgtcctcgaaacgtcggacgttaaaacttattttacgcgattaagtcccgtcgttgtgaataccaataaagtttattttgagCCGTAGTGTCGTCCATTTATCTGCAAATACATCAGCATCCATGAGTGAAGCTAGGATCTCATTAAGTAATATAATGGCGCGGTGCGTGGGTGCGTGGGAGGCCTGACAGGTCCGGATATTACTTGGGATCGCGAAAAGGTTTCTAGGTCTGAGTACGCTGCGCCCAACTGCTAAGCTAACCTAAGTGGAATATAGATACGCATACGCTCAAGTTCGGATGGGTTATCAATACGATTCCTAAGAAGTAGACAGTAGTGGATACGTCGTTTCGTTTGCTTACGCCTCAACTCCGGACTCCCGAACAGCCCCAGAGCAAACGATGAGAAAAATATTGATAGTACCTTTCGTACGAATTCCAAATAATGTAACATGACACTTTACTAATTATGAATGTTTACATACTTTCAGATACTTCATCCCTTTGTTCGCGCTGCTCAATGTGATCCTGCCCGTATGGATCCCGTGGTACTGCTGGGACGAGTTGCTGGTAAACAGCTTTGTAGTCAGCTTCGTCACGAGATTCACCATCACGCTCAACATCGCATTCTGCGTCAACAGCTTCGCGCACCTGTGGGGGAACAAGCCTTACGACAGGTAACAGCAAAACTCCGTAGTAGAGTAGTGTCTCTCCATTTCATGCCCGAATTGTTTTTGCGTCGAGATTCACTCTCATGCTCAACTTCGTATTCtgctattttataaataaacagatTTCGAGCGCTGCATTTGCGTTGCGTGATGCAGTTCACCACCATTTTCAACGTCGTATTGCACTAACGGACGATCATGGCTCGCaatgatatatttataaaacttattataaCTTATTGTGCGAATAAGATGGCATCATCAGATACTGATCTCATCAAGTAACTAACGACTGCATTAGTTGATATTCTTCGTGTGTCCAAAATCGGGCTCATGTCAAACTTGCACAGAAGAGGAGCTATACCATGGCCAATGTGCTTCCTGCTACCCGTTATCTTTATAAAATGGAGGATACCTAGTGGTATCGCAtccactaaaataaaattttgttacaGGTTGATAAAATCGACAGAGAACCTGGCGGTAAGCTTGGCTGCCCTGGGTGAGGGCTGGCACAACTACCACCACGTGTTCCCGTGGGACTACAGGACCTCCGAGCTCGGGCGCATCAACATCTCCACAGGCTTCATTGACGCTTTTTCTAAAATTGGATGGGCGTATAATTGTAAGTATAATCGAGAGAGTTACTTGGTTTgatcttattttattacaaactaCCCTCTAGTTCGACATTAGACTACCCAGAATTcgttattttacatattttactcttttgtaataaaacaaatccatatattatataaaaatataaacttatttatattacctaaatacatagaaaacagccATGAATCCGGAACAAATATGCTCACCACACAAATAATGCCTTTATTAGGATCTGAACCTAGGACTATCTGCTTCATACCTACATGACACAATACGTCGGCATTTTGAATTTTCCGTCCTCGCGTTGCTAATCGAACTGAGATTCTGTCAATATTGTAGACAATCTACCGTCGCGGGGTGAGGTAATTCCTTACGGGGCGGGGTGGAGCGTGTCCGTGCTGTACAAAACAGTTTTAAATACTTATTCTTTGGTTATACCTTAAGCTATCTGTTTTGTATCTAtgccaaaattttatattaaaggaaaaattgaaaaaatcaCTGCTTTGGGCAAGACTTCAGTTGTTTCGGGGACAAGAAGCGGTGATTTGTAATATCGCTCGCAGACACAAAAGTTAATTTAGGTATGCCAAATTTCTTTGTATAAATTTGTTCATGCAGTCGTTCTTATCTGTTTGACTAACTGAACTGATAACATCAGAGCACCTACCTAATGTAGCTCATTCACTCTGAATTacttaaactaaaatatttactcTTTTCTGTGAAATCAAGTGAGAAATATTCAAGTTgtattagttttaatatttatttttgttaatttcagTAAAAACAGCAACAAAGGCCATGATTATTAGCCGAGCAAAGCGGAGTGGGGATGGTACCTTGGGGGACATGGAGGAGCCCGATCCTATGCTGAAAAACGAAGGCATCGAATGAGGCGACAACTAGAATAATATATCGGTCGCTGGAAATCCGCAATTACAATTCGATATTTCGGCAAAACATTCCTATTAAGACATTTTCATTTTCTGctctaaattaaatatgtaatatgactgttagatttttgtattttatattaaatgttgTTCTTTATAAAAGGGACCTTTCGGACAAAATTGACCAGTGTGAACGATTAGGTATTTGTACATGTAAATGCAATCCGAAGCGATATCATCACTAATTGccataaagtatttttttttacccgGAAACGGCACTTTGTACgggtatgtaataataattacgTTAAATACGTtagtgtatgtaaaatgtagcTTCTCATTGTCTTGAAATTAATATAGGAATATATTTTGACTATTAGCTTATTACTAGTTCAACTAAAAGCGTGATATTGGTTTTGTATCGAGTTACTGGTACAGAGTCAaagatagtaaaaaaatgaatttacttataattttctactttttatttattcataagtcGTTTTTTCACAATATTAACTGTTAATTTACTTCTGAATTAAGTTAGCAACCCATACCGCACTCACTGCCAGGgtgcgtggcctaggaacaaacttgtatgacggtgaacgcacatgtgcgttgggggcagtgaatgtgatACTCATTATAATGTCCCCTACTATTTTACACTCATTATAAATTTGTACCAGTCATCTGTAAATAGTGAAGTTTGGTGTTAcataatcaatataattatgcttAAAACCAGagcaaaactttttaaatacataactCAATAGAAAATAACCAATGAATGTTAATGTCTAGGGATTTCAATTCAGTTTTTATTGCTGACAAAGTAATTAAATTGCGTAAGGTATTGACTGGGATCCACagaacaccatagacggtgcaggccggggttcaggcagaccgaaaaggagatgacGGGACGACTTGGGACGCATTCTAaataccccaaatggtgggaaaatgccgatgacagggtcgagtagagaaaacgaggggaggcctttgcgcAGCAGTAGGACACCAAAGTAGGGaagctaaaaaaaaagtttttatcgaCCTAACATATGTTTACCTgaagaaaaaatataccttaatGACTAGATAATTGTGCAAACACAGTTGTAGAATCGCTAAGTTTTGTAATGCCACGCCACGTTTATCGTATTtgggtacctacctaccaatgaaataaaatgtattatttgtaactttatatgtaatactgttttatttattatgttaggTTATTGTAAAAAAGTTATCACTCTGCGAGTGTGAATAAAATTTTACCTCATTTTGTGTTTTCCTctaattataacaataatttttaagaaaaaaaaaaccgacttcaatgggggatgccgttgaaaggttacttattgttgatggtgcactccagacaatgaaatgaaaaagacagaatcttttgcctaactaaaaggaggtaaaatcacccacgtttctagtagcatttcgtttctgtaagggtcatagttctaacctaacctaacccacttttctgatagcagttcggttctgtgaggatcgcagttcaaaaaaaaagtccaggtccaagtttggatctgggtccataacgaagagaataaatcgccaaacgtgaattatgtgtcgttgaagagttccattctgatcatcatcagcagttccacttcatcaaatgtcacttttttatgtaaatgctggatttgttgatgaaaatacaaaagtcactatatgtatgcctttcacatttgaggagttccctcggttccttatggatcccatcatcagacctcgagcttgacaaaaatgtgtcttgaaaacgtaacttgcttaacaaacataaaaaaagaagacaaatcgccaaacgtgaactatgcgtctttaaagagttccattctgatatttctgatcatcatcagcagctgcacttcatcaaatgtcacttttttaaatggaaatgctggatttgttgatgaaaatacaaaaaatgcctttcacatttgaggagttccctcgattcctcatggatcccatcatcagaactgcgttttgacaaaaacgggaccaatctgtatgtatatacttacaatcaaaaaaagaatttttaaaatcggtccagaaatgacggagttatggagtaacaaacattaaaaaacattaagagttaatagaataagtaactaatatattatggaaattgaatttctgaaataaataattaccatttaattttaataaaaaaataaaaaaaacaaccgaattgataacctcctccttatGAAATcttaaagtcggttaaaaatacgttGTAGGCAGTCACGCCCCGCGATGCGGGGGTTCCCATACCAGTCCTGGTCAATAATCAAATGGTCTAAACCAGAAGTAGGTAT
It encodes:
- the LOC134743987 gene encoding acyl-CoA Delta-9 desaturase-like, which gives rise to MAPAQKNVDADVCDSDLPSQIKMRLMATDSKSQNREEHCDNNNSMDNISEKVNVDTGFNLQKYEAMEFKSKFRWPDLTVQVLLHLVSIYGLYLIVTFKVKFLTTIFAFLTIYTSGFGITAGVHRLWSHRAYQARTPLRVLLALLFTITGQRDIYTWALDHRVHHKYTETAADPHDIRRGFWFAHVGWLVLTPHPAVEDRRAAFRLTSRDLDSDPVVAWQKKYFIPLFALLNVILPVWIPWYCWDELLVNSFVVSFVTRFTITLNIAFCVNSFAHLWGNKPYDRLIKSTENLAVSLAALGEGWHNYHHVFPWDYRTSELGRINISTGFIDAFSKIGWAYNLKTATKAMIISRAKRSGDGTLGDMEEPDPMLKNEGIE